In the Fibrobacter sp. UWR4 genome, one interval contains:
- a CDS encoding peptidylprolyl isomerase, with protein sequence MKIVKKLLFAALLSGLVSVSCAKVKTFDKDYSGIKEIEATIQTHEGEIVLSLDFKSAPNTVANFVELANSGFYDGLTFHRVIPGFMIQGGDPKGNGQGGPDYTFKDEFSKLTHEEGVISMANRGPNTNGSQFFITQTPQHHLDGKHSVFGKVIKGLDVVCRIEQNDPIINIKIVEKK encoded by the coding sequence ATGAAAATCGTTAAAAAACTATTGTTTGCGGCTTTATTAAGCGGCCTTGTTTCCGTAAGCTGTGCAAAGGTCAAGACCTTTGATAAGGATTATTCCGGCATTAAGGAAATCGAAGCCACTATTCAAACCCACGAAGGAGAGATTGTCCTTTCCCTGGATTTCAAGTCCGCTCCCAACACAGTTGCGAATTTTGTAGAACTTGCGAATAGCGGGTTCTATGATGGCCTGACTTTCCATCGCGTCATTCCCGGTTTCATGATTCAGGGGGGTGACCCTAAAGGGAATGGACAAGGTGGCCCTGATTACACCTTCAAGGATGAATTCAGCAAGCTGACCCACGAGGAAGGTGTTATCTCCATGGCGAACCGTGGACCTAACACTAATGGCTCCCAGTTTTTCATCACCCAGACGCCGCAACACCACCTGGACGGAAAGCACTCTGTCTTTGGTAAGGTCATTAAGGGTCTGGATGTGGTCTGCCGTATCGAGCAGAACGATCCCATTATAAACATCAAAATTGTGGAAAAGAAGTAA
- a CDS encoding DUF1015 family protein gives MSRIYYNRMFPKNQDAIRVAWSVFAGVFIGIWPTIGVAIILTVAFCALFKLPKVPGVVSSFVANPFTQFGIFYPSGYFIGCKIVNPDKINFDFLSEMEGLSFKNCVTVVKNLALNAPDHLIAFLIGITIVAAIGGVIFFFLAYFVVSHRRRKWIAKKNGFIHNLISEDEVLIKESRNKGKPMMHIYPFKALRPVDPAEAKNISALPYDVMNRAEAKEMAQGLPHSYLRVTRSELELDDNLDAYDPKVYAHARANLDKMIADGVIAYDKKDCLYIYRQTMNGREQYGLVCCVPAADYFDGTIKKHELTRADKEEDRLRHVLGTNANTGPVFLTYRDEGQFALLADVIKTAPTYDFVTEADGFGHTVWVIEDDAKIAAIRKAFEAVPVSYIADGHHRSAAGARAASFRAEEAKKAGTYTGEEEFNRYLAILFPSTQLKILDYNRVLKSLNGRTPEQLMAEMEKVFDIAPLAEMQSPAKQNQVNFYMGGKWYACTFKAQYLKNLGPVDSLDVALLQKLILKPLFDVDDPRTSKNIDFVGGIRGLGELVKRVDSGECTCAFAMYPTTLDQLMNIADAGEIMPPKSTWFEPKLRDGLLVHTLD, from the coding sequence TTGAGTCGCATTTACTACAATCGCATGTTCCCAAAGAATCAGGACGCTATCCGTGTAGCCTGGTCTGTCTTTGCAGGCGTTTTTATCGGAATTTGGCCTACCATCGGCGTAGCGATTATTCTGACGGTAGCATTCTGTGCTCTTTTCAAGTTGCCTAAGGTTCCTGGGGTGGTATCCTCCTTTGTGGCCAACCCCTTTACCCAGTTTGGCATTTTTTACCCGTCCGGATATTTTATCGGCTGCAAGATTGTTAATCCCGATAAGATTAATTTTGACTTCCTGTCGGAAATGGAAGGGCTTTCTTTCAAGAACTGCGTAACGGTCGTCAAGAACTTGGCGCTGAATGCTCCGGACCATTTAATCGCCTTCCTTATTGGCATTACCATCGTGGCTGCCATTGGTGGCGTTATCTTTTTCTTTCTAGCTTATTTCGTTGTGAGTCACCGTCGAAGAAAGTGGATCGCCAAGAAGAACGGTTTTATTCACAACCTGATTTCAGAAGACGAAGTTTTAATCAAAGAATCACGCAACAAAGGAAAACCTATGATGCACATCTACCCGTTCAAGGCCCTTCGCCCGGTTGATCCCGCCGAAGCCAAGAACATCTCCGCTCTCCCGTACGACGTGATGAACCGCGCTGAAGCCAAGGAAATGGCTCAGGGCCTTCCTCACTCCTACCTCCGCGTTACCCGTTCCGAACTGGAACTGGACGACAACCTGGATGCATATGATCCCAAGGTTTATGCACACGCTCGTGCAAACCTGGACAAGATGATTGCTGATGGCGTTATCGCTTACGACAAGAAGGATTGCCTCTACATTTATCGCCAGACCATGAATGGTCGTGAACAGTACGGTCTCGTTTGCTGCGTTCCGGCTGCTGACTATTTCGATGGCACCATCAAGAAGCACGAACTTACCCGCGCCGACAAGGAAGAAGACCGTCTCCGCCACGTTCTCGGCACCAACGCCAACACCGGTCCGGTGTTCCTGACCTACCGCGACGAAGGTCAGTTCGCATTGCTGGCTGACGTGATCAAGACTGCTCCCACCTATGACTTCGTTACCGAAGCTGATGGCTTTGGCCACACCGTGTGGGTTATCGAAGACGACGCTAAGATTGCCGCTATCCGCAAGGCTTTCGAAGCTGTTCCCGTTAGCTACATCGCGGACGGTCACCACCGTAGTGCTGCAGGCGCTCGCGCTGCAAGCTTCCGCGCTGAAGAAGCCAAGAAGGCTGGCACCTACACTGGTGAAGAAGAATTCAACCGCTATCTCGCAATCCTGTTCCCCAGCACCCAGCTGAAGATCCTGGACTACAACCGCGTTCTCAAGTCTCTGAACGGCCGTACTCCGGAACAGCTCATGGCTGAAATGGAAAAGGTTTTCGACATTGCTCCTCTCGCAGAAATGCAGAGCCCGGCAAAGCAGAACCAGGTCAACTTCTACATGGGCGGCAAGTGGTATGCTTGCACCTTCAAGGCTCAGTACTTGAAGAATCTCGGCCCGGTAGACAGCCTCGACGTGGCTCTCCTCCAGAAGCTCATCCTCAAGCCGCTCTTTGATGTGGACGATCCTCGTACCTCCAAGAACATCGACTTCGTCGGTGGTATCCGTGGTCTCGGCGAACTGGTAAAGCGCGTCGATAGCGGCGAATGCACTTGCGCATTTGCTATGTACCCGACCACCTTGGATCAGCTCATGAACATCGCCGACGCTGGCGAAATCATGCCGCCCAAGAGCACCTGGTTCGAACCCAAGCTCCGCGACGGTCTCCTGGTTCATACCTTGGATTAA
- the mfd gene encoding transcription-repair coupling factor, whose protein sequence is MDSLSEFLTFTHSPSLSLFKNVQGESIHVNGTTIPVAAMMVAVRFQQKPEHILIIAKDYKSGESWVENLESMVGEDFVRFLPSIGLKPYEKKVPFEGVLEERLKFFRDLERNESPFITVCPLDAFLMRLPAPGSVMKNSRTLKVGDVFEPSTLRPWLMDHGFVEQPVVSGVGEFSIRGCIVDVNCLLYPHPIRIEFFGDEIESIRSFDIFSQRSVEKMNSVQLFPMGEFVIPERELATYNGENAGLWWKRGKYEKLDYTLLDYLPKAPIVFEELSVLSETATKYFFKCENDFQELRQIESDTIPPNEIWLKMGEVSKGFMGRASMDLTRVNVEDGNWHDLHCRVQDFSSNGTDAVAKQIEEFTAAGGSVYVVAPTPGGINRLKQVFSDLPIEEYIQGNLSEGFWLEEDNVAFLTETRIFNRHSNKTRKRKVSGSVSGALMIESLNRGDFVAHEDHGVGKYLGLVRVEVNGGMVDCALLEYEGGDRLKFPVADLQKIERLDHGEEPPKLDKLGGKSWENLKKRVKQKVIQIARDLVELYAKREMIEGFAFPHDGKLQVEFEEAFEYEPTPDQVKATAEIKQDMESRRPMDRLVCGDVGFGKTEVAMRAAFKCVVSKKQVALLVPTTILAAQHYENFMDRFAGFGVNIALVNRYKTAKEKKDIFKQAEEGKIDILIGTHALLSEKNKFKDLGLLIIDEEQKFGVKQKEKLRELRLTVDSLSMSATPIPRSLHLSMTGVRDISLINTPPINRLPVETTLMKRDDEVIKNAILDELARGGQVFIVNDRVHSIYTLADEIEALVPNATIGVAHGQMDDRDLENAMDAFLSKKFDILISTSIIESGLDVPNANTIIIMNAHHFGISQLYQMRGRVGRSSVLAKALLVVPAKHEISAESMRRLKALEQFTDLGSGYQLAMRDLEIRGAGNLLGQEQHGFIAEVGFETYVRLVKEAVEMLRGGPVEKPIQTRVELGVDAYLPEDYIQDGLTRIDMYQRIARITHTDEIQSIAQELEDRFGPVPDAAKMLLLVTEVGLLAGRLRIQGLVQRKGMLAATFVEFPPPDVRIISEMYGLALFPMRILAGSPMQVIIELGKGTPKTLAENALKQFRSFAVIKAQAATIQPKNPLLAGIGEKKN, encoded by the coding sequence ATGGATTCACTTTCTGAATTTTTAACTTTTACCCATTCTCCGTCTCTGTCCCTGTTCAAGAATGTCCAGGGCGAATCCATTCACGTCAATGGGACTACCATTCCGGTGGCAGCCATGATGGTGGCTGTCCGTTTCCAGCAGAAACCGGAACACATCCTGATTATTGCAAAAGATTACAAGAGTGGGGAATCCTGGGTCGAAAATTTGGAAAGCATGGTAGGGGAGGACTTTGTACGATTCCTGCCCTCCATCGGTCTTAAGCCTTACGAAAAGAAGGTCCCTTTCGAAGGTGTCCTGGAAGAACGCCTGAAATTCTTTAGGGATCTGGAACGTAACGAATCTCCCTTCATTACGGTTTGTCCTTTGGACGCATTCCTCATGAGGCTGCCTGCTCCGGGATCCGTCATGAAGAATTCCCGCACCCTGAAAGTGGGTGACGTGTTTGAACCTTCCACATTGCGCCCCTGGCTGATGGACCATGGCTTTGTGGAGCAGCCTGTGGTCAGCGGTGTCGGGGAATTCTCCATCCGCGGCTGTATCGTTGACGTCAACTGCCTTCTGTACCCGCATCCCATCCGAATTGAATTCTTCGGTGACGAAATTGAATCTATCCGAAGCTTTGATATTTTCAGCCAGCGTTCCGTGGAAAAGATGAATTCCGTACAGCTTTTCCCTATGGGAGAATTTGTAATCCCGGAAAGGGAACTGGCGACCTATAATGGCGAAAACGCAGGACTTTGGTGGAAGCGCGGTAAGTACGAAAAACTGGACTATACGCTGCTGGACTATTTGCCTAAGGCCCCGATTGTTTTTGAAGAGCTTTCCGTACTTTCCGAGACGGCAACCAAGTACTTCTTCAAATGCGAAAATGACTTTCAGGAATTGCGTCAGATCGAAAGCGATACGATCCCTCCTAACGAAATCTGGCTGAAGATGGGGGAGGTTTCCAAGGGCTTTATGGGCCGCGCATCCATGGACTTGACCCGAGTCAACGTGGAAGATGGAAACTGGCATGACTTACATTGCAGGGTCCAGGATTTTTCTTCCAACGGCACGGATGCTGTTGCGAAGCAGATTGAAGAATTTACGGCAGCGGGTGGCTCCGTCTATGTGGTCGCTCCTACGCCGGGCGGTATCAACCGACTGAAGCAGGTCTTTAGCGACCTTCCCATCGAAGAATATATTCAGGGAAATCTTTCCGAAGGTTTCTGGCTGGAAGAGGACAATGTCGCCTTCCTGACGGAAACGAGAATCTTTAACCGTCATTCCAATAAGACCCGCAAGAGAAAGGTGTCCGGCTCTGTTTCCGGAGCCTTGATGATCGAGTCCCTCAATCGCGGGGACTTTGTGGCCCATGAAGATCATGGCGTAGGTAAGTACCTGGGCCTTGTCCGTGTGGAAGTGAATGGCGGTATGGTGGACTGTGCCCTCCTGGAATACGAAGGTGGCGACCGCCTGAAATTCCCGGTAGCGGATCTCCAGAAGATTGAACGTCTGGACCACGGAGAGGAACCTCCTAAGCTTGACAAGCTAGGCGGCAAGAGTTGGGAAAACCTGAAGAAGCGTGTGAAGCAGAAGGTTATCCAGATCGCCCGCGACCTGGTGGAACTGTATGCTAAGCGCGAAATGATCGAAGGTTTTGCGTTCCCTCACGATGGTAAGCTTCAGGTAGAATTCGAGGAAGCTTTTGAATACGAACCGACGCCGGACCAGGTAAAGGCTACTGCGGAAATCAAGCAGGATATGGAAAGCCGTCGTCCTATGGACCGTCTGGTCTGTGGCGATGTGGGGTTCGGCAAGACGGAAGTGGCAATGCGTGCTGCCTTCAAGTGCGTGGTCAGCAAGAAGCAAGTGGCCCTTCTGGTACCTACCACCATTTTGGCCGCCCAGCATTACGAGAACTTCATGGACCGCTTCGCAGGTTTTGGCGTGAATATCGCACTTGTGAATCGATACAAGACTGCCAAGGAAAAGAAGGATATTTTCAAGCAGGCGGAAGAAGGTAAAATCGATATCCTCATAGGAACTCACGCACTGCTTTCCGAAAAGAACAAGTTCAAGGACTTGGGCCTTCTCATCATCGATGAAGAACAGAAGTTTGGCGTGAAGCAGAAGGAAAAACTCCGGGAGTTGCGCCTTACGGTGGACTCCCTCAGCATGAGTGCTACGCCTATCCCTCGTTCCCTCCATTTGAGTATGACAGGTGTCCGCGACATCTCCCTCATAAACACTCCGCCTATTAACCGCCTCCCGGTGGAAACCACCCTCATGAAACGTGATGATGAGGTCATCAAGAATGCCATTCTGGATGAACTTGCCCGTGGCGGCCAGGTGTTTATCGTCAACGATCGCGTTCATAGCATTTACACTCTGGCAGACGAAATCGAGGCACTGGTTCCTAACGCCACCATCGGCGTGGCTCATGGCCAGATGGATGACCGCGATCTTGAAAACGCCATGGACGCTTTCCTGTCCAAGAAGTTTGATATCCTGATCAGTACCAGCATTATTGAATCCGGTTTGGATGTTCCCAATGCGAACACCATCATTATCATGAATGCCCATCACTTTGGCATAAGCCAACTGTACCAGATGCGCGGTCGTGTGGGGCGCAGTAGTGTTCTGGCGAAGGCCCTCCTTGTGGTTCCTGCGAAGCACGAAATTTCTGCGGAATCCATGCGTCGCTTAAAAGCTCTGGAACAGTTTACGGATTTGGGTAGCGGCTACCAGCTGGCCATGCGGGACCTGGAAATCCGTGGCGCAGGTAACCTGCTGGGACAGGAACAGCATGGTTTCATTGCGGAAGTGGGATTTGAAACCTATGTCCGTCTGGTGAAGGAAGCGGTGGAAATGCTTCGTGGCGGTCCTGTGGAAAAGCCAATCCAGACTCGTGTGGAATTGGGCGTGGACGCCTACCTGCCGGAAGACTACATTCAGGATGGTCTTACCCGTATCGATATGTACCAGCGCATTGCACGCATTACCCATACGGATGAAATCCAGAGTATTGCCCAGGAACTGGAGGACCGTTTCGGTCCTGTTCCCGATGCCGCAAAGATGCTCCTGCTGGTAACGGAAGTGGGGCTCCTTGCAGGTCGTCTGCGTATTCAAGGCCTTGTGCAGCGTAAGGGAATGCTGGCGGCCACCTTCGTGGAATTCCCGCCTCCCGATGTTCGCATCATCAGTGAGATGTATGGCTTGGCTTTGTTCCCCATGCGCATCCTTGCCGGATCTCCCATGCAGGTCATTATCGAACTGGGGAAGGGTACCCCGAAGACTCTGGCGGAAAACGCCCTCAAGCAGTTCCGTTCCTTCGCCGTCATCAAGGCTCAGGCGGCAACCATCCAGCCGAAGAATCCCCTGCTGGCTGGCATTGGCGAGAAGAAGAACTAA
- a CDS encoding S26 family signal peptidase, with protein MAFSLKQKLKRLHRKNSKRHVFALFFVLLVFLGVSCVARYYAFVPLRLMDTSMAPDFKERSVIWMCKLPNCLINFKEGDVVLESRPGNENLIRKILGQPGDTIQINDKGQVTTPRKKFKWKNEDSFIQSRSFYVPKAGDTLQFQDLNDVEQDYVIAYLRDKGQHIVVKTTLWQGEHEIGLDRVGATKIANRQVSLNEIDFLPWQDRFLIETQIRQDEPGNAPISLRRKIFRGTKKIIPQAPSISKDTLTQDSLHKDSIAKQDSIAQESVDTTKTQVVEEIIEPITTIVIEDDCYYLVCSKGDHCPDSRESGYVTADKISGSIMETPTKIQNGVIVPAIRKIQTAARLASETFSQAINAVTEWFNSSEEPEEETSKETKPAKLPKPVMKKESNQK; from the coding sequence ATGGCATTCTCCCTGAAGCAGAAGCTGAAGAGACTTCACCGCAAAAACTCCAAGCGGCACGTTTTTGCGCTGTTCTTTGTGCTTCTCGTCTTTCTGGGAGTATCCTGCGTCGCTCGCTATTACGCCTTTGTTCCCCTGCGCCTCATGGACACCTCCATGGCTCCAGATTTCAAGGAGCGTTCTGTCATCTGGATGTGCAAACTTCCCAATTGCCTTATCAACTTCAAAGAAGGCGATGTCGTACTGGAAAGCAGGCCGGGCAACGAAAACTTGATCCGGAAAATCCTAGGCCAGCCCGGAGATACAATCCAGATTAACGACAAAGGTCAGGTAACGACACCACGAAAAAAATTCAAATGGAAAAATGAAGATTCATTTATCCAGAGTAGATCTTTTTACGTACCGAAGGCCGGTGACACCCTTCAATTCCAGGATTTAAACGATGTGGAACAGGACTACGTTATCGCCTACCTCCGCGATAAAGGCCAGCATATTGTCGTAAAAACAACCCTTTGGCAAGGCGAACATGAAATCGGCCTGGATCGTGTAGGCGCAACAAAAATAGCCAATCGACAGGTCAGCTTGAACGAAATAGATTTCCTTCCCTGGCAGGATCGTTTCCTCATCGAAACCCAGATTCGTCAAGATGAACCTGGAAACGCCCCCATTTCCCTAAGACGCAAGATTTTCCGCGGAACCAAGAAAATCATTCCCCAGGCACCTTCAATTTCCAAGGACACCCTGACTCAAGACTCTCTTCACAAGGATTCAATCGCCAAACAGGATTCCATAGCCCAGGAATCTGTAGACACGACAAAAACTCAAGTGGTGGAAGAAATCATCGAGCCCATCACCACCATCGTCATCGAGGACGACTGCTACTATCTGGTGTGCAGTAAAGGAGACCACTGCCCCGACTCTCGTGAGTCCGGTTATGTGACAGCGGACAAAATCTCTGGAAGCATTATGGAAACACCCACCAAAATCCAGAACGGAGTCATCGTTCCTGCCATCAGAAAGATCCAGACCGCAGCAAGACTGGCTTCGGAAACATTCAGCCAGGCCATAAATGCAGTGACGGAATGGTTTAATTCCAGCGAAGAGCCCGAGGAAGAAACTTCCAAAGAAACTAAGCCCGCAAAATTACCTAAGCCTGTGATGAAAAAAGAATCCAATCAAAAATAA
- a CDS encoding TatD family hydrolase, whose product MFDFHLHLARFESSRALAKGLLDAGVNFNTIACEPWEWEKTLELMDEGQDAHYAFGIHPMVASKMTDRNFSQLEEILRANPDTDVGECGLDKRFEGYEPAGTQEQVFKRQVLLAQELNRPLHVHCVGDYSRILRILQNCTSNAKQHDRPVVLHRFGGDVSVVKSALKALGPQVLFSLHADSFRKKSTVAAIQEIPAQQVRFETDADESFAEKFGNSPDEIIKQLEAVQNNYKAINPKNT is encoded by the coding sequence ATGTTCGATTTTCACCTCCATCTCGCCCGTTTTGAATCCTCCCGAGCCTTGGCAAAGGGACTTTTGGACGCCGGAGTGAATTTTAACACCATCGCCTGTGAACCCTGGGAATGGGAAAAGACCCTTGAACTGATGGACGAGGGGCAGGACGCCCATTATGCATTCGGCATCCACCCCATGGTGGCATCGAAAATGACAGATCGGAACTTCTCGCAACTGGAAGAAATCCTCCGAGCCAATCCAGACACGGATGTGGGAGAATGCGGACTGGACAAGCGCTTTGAAGGGTATGAACCCGCAGGCACCCAGGAGCAAGTATTTAAAAGGCAAGTCCTACTGGCGCAGGAACTGAACCGTCCCCTGCACGTTCATTGCGTCGGGGATTACTCAAGAATCCTGCGTATCCTCCAGAATTGCACCTCCAATGCCAAGCAGCATGACCGTCCGGTTGTCCTCCATCGCTTTGGCGGAGACGTTTCCGTAGTCAAGTCTGCACTGAAAGCGCTTGGGCCGCAAGTCCTGTTCAGCCTACACGCAGACTCCTTCCGCAAGAAATCTACGGTGGCAGCGATCCAGGAAATCCCCGCCCAACAGGTACGTTTCGAAACCGACGCCGACGAAAGCTTTGCAGAAAAGTTCGGCAACTCGCCTGATGAAATCATCAAGCAACTTGAAGCGGTTCAAAACAATTACAAAGCCATAAACCCGAAAAACACCTAA
- the lexA gene encoding transcriptional repressor LexA gives MEKPNIISPAFDREVENDTYSDASPRKELTKRQEEILEYIKKYSKENRMPPTVREIGNHFEISSTNGVRSILAALIKKGYINRSPRLSRGIEIVANGNEEVKDIAPSNTIEIPIVGRVAAGTPILAVQNLEGTVTIDRDFLACRTDVFALRVKGDSMINAGIFDGDLVFARQQKTADRGEIIVAQVDNEATVKYYHPAPTHVELRPANPTYSPIIVKKDKDFSIAGRVIGVMRKIN, from the coding sequence ATGGAAAAACCGAATATTATCAGTCCCGCTTTCGATCGCGAAGTTGAAAACGATACTTATAGCGACGCAAGCCCCCGCAAGGAACTGACCAAGCGTCAGGAAGAAATCCTGGAATACATCAAGAAGTATTCCAAGGAAAATCGTATGCCGCCTACCGTCCGCGAAATCGGCAACCATTTCGAAATTTCCTCCACCAATGGCGTTCGCTCCATTCTTGCAGCCCTCATCAAGAAGGGTTACATCAACCGTTCTCCCCGCCTGAGCCGCGGTATCGAAATTGTGGCCAACGGTAACGAAGAAGTCAAGGATATCGCCCCCAGCAACACTATCGAAATTCCTATCGTCGGTCGCGTTGCCGCAGGTACTCCCATCCTGGCAGTTCAGAACCTGGAAGGCACCGTCACCATTGACCGCGACTTCCTGGCTTGCCGTACCGACGTGTTCGCCCTCCGCGTGAAGGGCGACTCCATGATCAACGCAGGAATCTTTGATGGCGACCTGGTATTTGCCCGTCAGCAGAAGACTGCTGATCGCGGTGAAATCATCGTTGCCCAGGTGGATAACGAAGCAACCGTCAAGTATTACCATCCGGCCCCCACCCATGTGGAACTGCGCCCCGCCAACCCGACCTACAGTCCCATCATCGTCAAAAAGGATAAGGATTTCTCCATCGCAGGTCGCGTCATCGGCGTCATGCGCAAGATCAACTAG
- the lepA gene encoding translation elongation factor 4, which yields MAQNDNIRNFSIIAHIDHGKSTLADRMIELTKTVSKNEMMNQLLDDMDLERERGITIKAHAIRMVYERDGKEYILNMIDTPGHVDFTYEVSRSLAACEGAILVVDASQGIEAQTLSNLYLAIENNLEVIPVLNKVDLPGAQPDHFAQMIGDLLGYDPDKIPRISAKTGLNVEQVLDKIVDEIPAPQGESDKPLKALIFDSVYDSYRGVINYIRIVEGTLKPGMKIRMMKTGGEYMVTEVGTFSMRRDPKPELTAGMVGYVLANVKTISDVKIGDTLTDAANPAAEPLPGYKDILPMIYSGIYPINPEDYKDLREALEKLRLNDSALTWEPETSEALGFGFRTGFLGLLHMEIVQERLDREFNVDIITTVPNVEYHVYMSDGEMIKIESPSKLPDASRYDHIEEPYVKAQIFTPKEFVGALMTLCDEKRGEFETMEYLDETKCILKYNLPLAEIMFDFYDRLKSVSRGYAGLDYAPMGYRQNNLVKLDILLNGDPVDAFSVIIHREKAHTYANAICVKLKDLIPRQQFDVAIQGAIGGKIISRSTVKAVRKDVLAKCYGGDITRKRKLLEKQKEGKKRMKSIGSVEVPQKAFLAVLSLSDNSSGGGED from the coding sequence ATGGCTCAAAACGACAATATCAGAAACTTTAGCATTATCGCTCACATCGACCACGGTAAATCTACCCTGGCAGACCGTATGATTGAGCTTACCAAGACAGTTTCTAAGAACGAAATGATGAACCAGCTCCTGGACGACATGGACCTGGAGCGCGAACGCGGCATTACCATCAAGGCACATGCCATCCGTATGGTGTACGAACGGGACGGCAAGGAATACATCCTGAACATGATCGACACCCCGGGGCATGTGGACTTTACATACGAAGTGAGCCGTTCCCTGGCCGCATGCGAAGGTGCCATCCTGGTGGTGGACGCAAGCCAGGGCATCGAAGCCCAGACTCTCTCTAACTTGTATCTGGCTATCGAAAACAACCTGGAAGTCATTCCCGTTTTGAACAAAGTAGATTTGCCGGGCGCTCAGCCCGACCATTTCGCCCAGATGATTGGCGACCTGCTGGGTTACGACCCGGATAAGATTCCCCGCATTTCTGCAAAGACCGGCCTGAACGTGGAACAGGTTCTGGACAAGATCGTAGACGAAATCCCCGCCCCCCAGGGCGAATCCGACAAGCCTCTGAAGGCTTTGATTTTCGACTCTGTCTACGATTCCTACCGCGGCGTGATCAACTACATCCGTATTGTAGAAGGCACCCTGAAGCCCGGCATGAAAATCCGCATGATGAAGACCGGCGGTGAATACATGGTCACCGAAGTGGGTACTTTCAGCATGCGTCGTGATCCCAAGCCGGAACTGACCGCAGGCATGGTAGGCTATGTGCTTGCCAACGTGAAGACCATTAGCGACGTAAAGATCGGCGATACCTTGACCGATGCTGCAAATCCTGCCGCAGAACCGCTGCCCGGCTACAAGGATATCCTCCCCATGATCTACTCCGGTATCTACCCCATCAATCCGGAAGATTACAAGGATTTGCGCGAAGCCCTCGAAAAGCTGCGCCTGAACGACTCCGCCCTCACCTGGGAACCGGAAACTTCCGAAGCACTTGGCTTTGGTTTCCGTACAGGCTTCTTGGGACTTCTGCACATGGAAATCGTGCAGGAACGCCTGGACCGCGAATTTAACGTGGACATCATCACTACCGTTCCCAACGTGGAATACCACGTCTACATGAGCGATGGCGAAATGATCAAGATTGAAAGCCCCAGCAAGCTTCCCGACGCCAGCCGCTACGACCACATTGAAGAACCCTATGTAAAGGCTCAAATCTTTACGCCCAAAGAATTCGTGGGCGCCCTCATGACTCTCTGCGACGAAAAGCGTGGCGAATTCGAGACCATGGAATACCTGGACGAAACCAAGTGCATCTTGAAATACAACCTGCCCCTGGCAGAAATCATGTTCGACTTCTATGACCGTCTCAAGTCCGTGAGCCGCGGTTACGCAGGTCTGGATTACGCCCCCATGGGCTACCGCCAGAACAACCTGGTGAAGCTGGACATTCTTTTGAACGGTGATCCGGTGGACGCATTCTCCGTGATTATTCATCGCGAAAAGGCCCATACCTACGCCAACGCCATCTGCGTGAAGCTGAAGGACCTCATTCCCCGTCAGCAGTTCGACGTGGCCATCCAGGGTGCCATCGGCGGAAAGATCATCAGCAGAAGCACCGTAAAGGCTGTCCGTAAGGACGTGCTTGCCAAGTGCTATGGCGGTGACATCACCCGTAAGCGCAAGCTCCTGGAAAAGCAGAAGGAAGGTAAGAAGCGCATGAAGAGCATCGGCTCCGTGGAAGTGCCCCAGAAGGCATTCCTCGCTGTGCTCAGCCTCTCTGATAATTCCTCTGGCGGTGGCGAAGACTAA